The Solibacillus sp. FSL W7-1436 genome window below encodes:
- a CDS encoding translation factor GTPase family protein has protein sequence MHTTIGIVAHVDSGKTTFCEQLLYHTNAIKKRGRVDHQDAYLDNHAIERQRGITIFAEQGRIDYNGHVYTLIDTPGHIDFAPEMERAVHIMDAAIVIVSAVDGIEGHTETVWHLLREHHVPTFIFINKVDREGADVDAVMAAIKKDLTPNALLFNNGIDTFVKEWLADHDEQLMEKYFADELTENDGTAKLKQMIQKEQAFICMSGSALKDEGVLDFFETIVQLTETTFDVNGPFEGKVYKIRHDNQQRLTFMKALSGVLKVRDEFTFGDTTEKVTEIRLYNGSSFTTVQQVQAGDIFAVKGLATPIIGDMIGVTEANPAQFEMIPALQAKVMYEGSLHIKELHRIFREIEAEEPSLRVVWNEKFQEISVHVMGTIQLEVLTELVKDRFEIDVHFGKPQILYKETIAAPTVGYGHFEPLKHYAEVHLKMEPNTRGAGNTFSNQCHADDLSIGHQRLIEKHLFERDHHGLLTGFPITDIHFTLLTGRAHIKHTEGGDFREASFRALRQGLEQVENVLLEPYYRFKMKASNDHIGRMMSDIQQASGTFEAPILTEDTVTLHGRAPVATFMDYSTQFAAYTNGKGALSLQFDGYDLCHNSNEIIEQIGYNKNADPEYTSSSIFCAKGKGYSVAWHEAKDAMHCEVTEND, from the coding sequence TTGCATACAACAATCGGGATAGTCGCTCATGTCGATTCTGGCAAAACGACATTTTGTGAACAATTGCTTTATCATACAAATGCGATTAAAAAGCGCGGGCGGGTGGATCACCAAGATGCTTATTTAGATAATCATGCCATTGAACGGCAGCGCGGGATTACGATTTTCGCGGAGCAGGGCCGTATTGACTACAACGGGCATGTGTATACACTGATCGATACACCGGGACATATCGATTTCGCACCGGAAATGGAGCGTGCGGTTCATATAATGGATGCGGCCATCGTCATTGTCAGTGCGGTTGATGGAATCGAAGGGCATACGGAAACGGTTTGGCATCTGCTGAGGGAGCACCATGTTCCGACATTTATCTTCATAAATAAAGTAGACCGTGAAGGAGCAGATGTTGATGCGGTAATGGCTGCCATTAAAAAAGACTTAACCCCAAATGCCTTGTTGTTCAATAATGGCATTGATACTTTCGTAAAAGAGTGGCTAGCGGATCATGACGAGCAGCTGATGGAAAAATACTTCGCAGACGAATTAACGGAGAACGATGGTACGGCAAAGCTGAAGCAGATGATTCAGAAGGAACAGGCATTTATTTGTATGTCGGGATCTGCTTTAAAAGATGAGGGGGTACTGGATTTTTTCGAAACGATTGTGCAACTGACAGAAACAACATTCGATGTGAACGGTCCATTTGAAGGTAAGGTCTATAAAATTCGCCATGACAATCAGCAGCGTCTCACATTTATGAAAGCATTATCGGGTGTTTTGAAAGTGCGCGATGAATTTACATTCGGTGATACGACAGAAAAAGTAACGGAAATCCGGCTATACAATGGCAGCAGTTTTACGACGGTTCAACAAGTGCAGGCGGGCGATATTTTTGCGGTGAAGGGACTGGCGACGCCGATTATTGGAGATATGATTGGAGTTACCGAAGCAAATCCTGCACAATTTGAAATGATTCCGGCATTGCAGGCGAAAGTGATGTATGAAGGTTCGCTACATATTAAAGAACTTCACCGGATTTTTCGTGAAATTGAAGCGGAGGAGCCAAGTTTACGTGTCGTATGGAATGAGAAATTCCAGGAAATCTCGGTTCATGTTATGGGGACGATTCAGCTTGAAGTATTAACCGAACTGGTGAAGGACCGCTTTGAAATTGACGTGCACTTCGGCAAGCCGCAAATTCTATATAAAGAAACGATTGCTGCGCCTACAGTCGGCTATGGCCATTTTGAACCGTTAAAGCATTATGCAGAAGTGCATCTGAAAATGGAACCAAACACGCGCGGAGCAGGCAACACATTCTCGAACCAGTGTCATGCCGATGACTTATCCATCGGGCATCAGCGATTAATAGAAAAGCATCTATTTGAGCGGGATCATCACGGATTACTTACAGGTTTTCCGATAACGGATATTCATTTTACGCTACTAACTGGACGTGCACATATTAAGCACACAGAAGGCGGAGATTTCCGTGAAGCATCGTTTAGAGCATTGCGACAAGGGCTTGAACAAGTAGAAAATGTACTGTTGGAGCCTTATTATCGATTTAAGATGAAAGCGTCAAACGACCATATTGGCCGGATGATGTCGGATATTCAACAGGCAAGCGGGACATTTGAAGCACCGATTTTAACAGAAGATACCGTGACATTACACGGACGTGCTCCTGTAGCAACCTTTATGGATTATTCCACTCAATTTGCCGCTTACACAAACGGAAAAGGGGCATTATCACTGCAATTTGATGGCTATGATCTCTGTCATAACAGCAATGAAATCATAGAACAAATTGGCTACAATAAAAACGCCGACCCGGAATATACATCTTCCAGCATATTTTGTGCAAAAGGGAAGGGCTACAGTGTGGCCTGGCATGAAGCAAAAGACGCGATGCATTGTGAAGTAACTGAAAACGATTGA
- a CDS encoding heavy metal translocating P-type ATPase, whose translation MTKELTLQVTGMTCAACSARIEKGLNRMDGVESANVNLAVEKAAIQYDETVIKAQDIEQKIQALGYDVVKEKADFTIDGMTCAACSARIEKVLGKMDGIASANVNLALEKATIEFNPSQVSVSDIITRIEKIGYGAQPVVEGNPVDHREKAIQRQTVKFISAAILSLPLLWTMVAHFSFTSFLYVPDIIMNPWVQLALATPVQFIIGWQFYVGAYKSLRSGAANMDVLVVMGTSAAYFYSIYQMLAHPNGHMPHLYFETSAVLITLILLGKLFEARAKGKSSQAIKQLMGMQAKTALVIRNGVEQSVPLEEVRIHDIVRVKPGEKIPVDGEVVSGTSAVDESMLTGESLPVEKNIGDFVYGATLNKNGALEMKALKVGSETALSQIIKIVESAQGSKAPIQRLADKISNIFVPIVVGIAALTFILWWLIGGEFVQAFEATIAVLVIACPCALGLATPTSIMAGSGRAAQLGILFKGGEHLEQTGFVDTIVVDKTGTVTNGKPVLTEVVLFNDFAENDVLRIVASAEKQSEHPLAEAIVEGVLERGITLSAVSGFQALPGLGIEAQADNTEVAVGTRKLMQDQQISIDEAVEQQLISLEQHGKTAMLVAINKQFAAIIAVADTVKETSAEAVKRLHALGLNVIMLTGDNERTAKAIAAEVGIDEVIAEVLPEQKAQQIEKLKQQGRNVAMVGDGINDAPALAVADIGMAIGTGTDVAMEAADITLIRGDLNSIADAILMSRKTMTNIKQNLFWAFAYNVIGIPIAALGFLAPWVAGAAMAFSSVSVVLNALRLQRVKL comes from the coding sequence ATGACGAAAGAACTGACATTGCAAGTAACAGGTATGACGTGTGCTGCTTGTTCGGCAAGGATTGAAAAAGGGTTGAACCGTATGGATGGAGTCGAATCGGCGAACGTCAACCTGGCAGTTGAAAAAGCAGCAATTCAATATGATGAAACGGTTATTAAAGCACAGGATATTGAGCAGAAGATTCAGGCGCTCGGCTATGATGTCGTCAAAGAAAAAGCGGATTTCACAATCGACGGAATGACATGTGCGGCATGTTCGGCAAGAATCGAAAAAGTGCTCGGGAAAATGGACGGGATTGCTTCGGCAAATGTGAACCTGGCATTGGAAAAGGCGACAATAGAATTCAACCCGTCACAAGTTTCAGTGTCCGATATTATTACGCGTATTGAAAAGATCGGTTATGGCGCACAGCCAGTTGTTGAAGGCAATCCGGTTGATCATCGGGAGAAAGCAATTCAGCGGCAAACGGTTAAATTTATCTCGGCGGCGATTTTATCATTGCCGCTGTTATGGACGATGGTTGCCCATTTTTCATTTACGAGCTTTTTATATGTGCCTGACATCATTATGAATCCTTGGGTACAGCTGGCATTAGCAACACCTGTTCAATTTATTATTGGCTGGCAATTCTACGTGGGAGCATATAAATCATTGCGCAGTGGTGCTGCAAATATGGATGTGCTCGTTGTGATGGGAACAAGTGCGGCCTATTTCTATAGTATTTACCAAATGCTCGCACATCCGAACGGTCATATGCCGCACCTGTATTTTGAAACGAGCGCGGTGTTGATTACATTGATTTTATTAGGAAAACTGTTTGAAGCGCGTGCAAAAGGCAAATCATCACAGGCAATCAAGCAGTTGATGGGGATGCAGGCGAAAACAGCACTGGTGATCCGTAATGGCGTCGAACAGTCTGTACCGCTTGAAGAAGTACGCATCCATGATATTGTCCGCGTGAAGCCGGGTGAAAAAATTCCTGTTGATGGGGAAGTCGTTTCGGGAACTTCAGCAGTGGACGAATCGATGCTGACAGGTGAAAGTTTACCGGTGGAAAAAAACATCGGAGATTTTGTTTATGGTGCTACATTGAATAAAAATGGTGCACTGGAAATGAAGGCATTAAAAGTTGGGAGTGAAACAGCATTATCCCAAATCATTAAAATTGTCGAGTCCGCTCAAGGTTCCAAAGCACCGATTCAGCGTCTTGCCGATAAGATTTCCAATATTTTTGTACCGATTGTTGTAGGGATTGCCGCTCTAACATTTATTTTATGGTGGCTGATCGGCGGAGAATTTGTCCAGGCATTTGAAGCGACGATTGCCGTTCTTGTTATCGCATGTCCATGTGCGCTCGGCTTGGCAACGCCGACCTCGATTATGGCGGGCTCAGGACGTGCCGCACAGCTCGGCATATTGTTTAAAGGCGGAGAACATCTTGAACAGACAGGTTTTGTCGATACGATTGTAGTTGATAAAACAGGGACTGTAACAAATGGGAAACCGGTGCTGACAGAAGTTGTGCTGTTCAATGATTTTGCCGAAAATGATGTACTTCGCATTGTTGCATCAGCAGAAAAACAATCCGAACATCCATTGGCAGAAGCGATTGTTGAAGGAGTGTTAGAGCGCGGGATTACGCTTTCGGCTGTTTCTGGATTCCAGGCACTTCCCGGGCTCGGCATTGAAGCACAAGCGGATAATACAGAAGTTGCCGTTGGTACGAGAAAACTGATGCAAGATCAACAAATCAGTATCGATGAAGCGGTTGAACAGCAGCTGATTTCATTGGAACAGCATGGGAAGACGGCGATGCTTGTTGCGATTAACAAACAATTTGCAGCAATTATTGCGGTTGCAGATACGGTAAAAGAAACATCTGCCGAAGCGGTAAAACGTCTGCATGCGCTTGGCCTGAACGTCATTATGCTTACAGGAGATAATGAGCGTACTGCAAAAGCGATTGCTGCTGAAGTGGGTATTGATGAAGTAATTGCAGAAGTGCTGCCGGAACAAAAGGCACAGCAAATCGAAAAATTGAAACAGCAAGGTCGGAATGTTGCAATGGTCGGGGACGGGATCAACGACGCACCGGCACTTGCGGTAGCTGATATCGGGATGGCGATCGGTACGGGTACGGATGTAGCGATGGAAGCGGCGGACATTACATTAATTCGCGGGGATCTGAACAGTATTGCCGATGCGATTTTAATGAGCCGTAAAACGATGACGAATATTAAACAAAACCTGTTTTGGGCATTTGCCTATAATGTCATCGGTATTCCGATTGCCGCGCTCGGTTTCCTTGCTCCATGGGTAGCAGGTGCAGCGATGGCATTCAGTTCCGTTTCGGTTGTATTGAATGCTTTAAGGCTGCAGCGTGTGAAATTGTAA
- a CDS encoding histidine phosphatase family protein, with the protein MKLYIIRHAEAEGQDPKAKLTAAGNEKSEQLANFLKQYPIELVISSPFTRALHTIEPFVRKNNIPFKIDHRLSERLLSGENLPDWLGKLKQTYVDRDLKFTGGESSNEAAQRITELVEELKQCSHMSAAIVTHGNIMSLLLNHYRPDFGFDEWRQLSNPDVFEIAFSNEQAVVNRIWQ; encoded by the coding sequence ATGAAATTATATATTATACGACATGCTGAAGCAGAAGGACAAGATCCGAAGGCCAAGTTAACAGCAGCTGGCAATGAGAAAAGTGAGCAGCTGGCAAACTTTTTGAAACAGTATCCGATTGAACTTGTGATATCAAGCCCGTTTACAAGAGCATTACATACAATAGAACCATTTGTCCGGAAAAACAATATTCCATTCAAAATTGATCATCGGTTAAGTGAGCGGTTATTAAGTGGCGAAAATCTTCCGGATTGGCTGGGGAAATTGAAACAAACTTATGTAGATCGGGATTTAAAATTTACGGGCGGGGAATCAAGTAACGAAGCGGCACAACGCATTACTGAATTAGTAGAAGAATTAAAACAGTGTTCTCATATGTCAGCGGCAATCGTTACACACGGCAATATCATGTCATTACTACTCAACCATTATCGACCGGATTTTGGATTCGACGAATGGAGACAATTGTCGAATCCGGATGTCTTTGAAATAGCGTTTAGCAATGAACAAGCAGTTGTAAATCGAATTTGGCAATAA
- a CDS encoding BrxA/BrxB family bacilliredoxin, which yields MTNAYDEYMRQVTQPMRTELESAGFTQLTTADSVHEFMAETKGTALVVINSVCGCAAGLARPAAREAVADVKPDQLVTVFAGQDPEATAAMRGYFDEVPPSSPSMAILKDGQLAYFIPRDQIEGHPMEQIRDHLSDVLKQVCAE from the coding sequence ATGACAAATGCTTATGATGAATATATGCGTCAAGTAACTCAGCCAATGCGTACGGAACTTGAGAGTGCAGGTTTTACACAATTAACTACGGCAGATAGCGTACACGAATTTATGGCTGAAACAAAAGGGACAGCTTTAGTTGTCATCAATTCAGTTTGTGGTTGTGCGGCAGGTCTGGCACGTCCGGCTGCTCGCGAAGCAGTGGCAGATGTGAAACCTGATCAGCTTGTAACGGTATTTGCAGGTCAAGATCCGGAAGCGACTGCAGCGATGCGCGGATACTTTGATGAAGTACCGCCAAGCTCACCATCAATGGCAATTTTAAAAGATGGTCAATTAGCTTATTTCATACCACGTGATCAGATCGAAGGACATCCAATGGAACAAATCCGTGATCATTTATCCGATGTGTTAAAACAAGTATGTGCCGAGTAA
- a CDS encoding alpha/beta hydrolase — MRSVQSVMFEKFLVLRGTKKKFMDLRLLDDFIAMKHNERPYELDAKFQEQHQIQKDELNGMSYYTINEQQTPEKVIYYFHGGAYINDPLIFHWRYLVKLAQETNFTIIVPIYPKLPKHTHKACFNAIHDLYDHLVLKYDAPFIFMGDSAGGGLALALAQDVKRCSKKQPQHIVLHSAWLDVRGEDPRYKELEKLDPMLGVAGAQELGRLWADGLELTDPKISPVHGELKDIGQLTVFVGTGELLLVDANMQLDRAKEQGVTVHYFEYPRMNHVFPVFPIPEAKKAMKQLLRIIKN; from the coding sequence ATGCGAAGCGTGCAAAGTGTGATGTTTGAGAAATTTTTAGTACTGCGCGGAACGAAGAAGAAATTTATGGATTTACGGCTGCTCGATGATTTTATTGCAATGAAACATAACGAGAGACCATATGAACTGGATGCTAAATTCCAAGAGCAGCACCAAATCCAAAAAGACGAACTGAATGGTATGTCCTATTATACGATCAATGAACAGCAGACACCGGAAAAGGTCATCTACTATTTCCACGGCGGCGCCTATATTAATGATCCACTGATTTTTCATTGGCGCTATTTAGTGAAGCTTGCACAGGAGACAAATTTCACGATCATCGTGCCGATTTATCCGAAGCTGCCCAAACATACACATAAAGCGTGCTTTAATGCCATTCATGATTTATATGATCATCTCGTCTTAAAATATGATGCACCGTTTATTTTCATGGGGGATTCAGCAGGCGGCGGACTGGCATTGGCTTTGGCGCAGGATGTAAAGCGATGTTCCAAAAAGCAGCCGCAGCATATTGTTCTGCATTCCGCATGGCTCGATGTACGGGGTGAAGATCCGCGCTACAAAGAACTTGAAAAACTGGACCCGATGCTGGGAGTGGCAGGGGCACAGGAGCTTGGCAGGTTATGGGCAGACGGATTGGAGTTAACCGACCCTAAAATAAGTCCTGTACATGGAGAACTGAAAGACATCGGTCAACTTACTGTTTTTGTCGGGACGGGTGAACTGCTGCTTGTCGATGCAAACATGCAGCTTGACAGAGCAAAAGAACAAGGTGTAACAGTCCACTACTTCGAATACCCAAGAATGAATCATGTTTTTCCGGTATTTCCGATTCCGGAAGCAAAGAAAGCAATGAAGCAGCTGCTTAGGATCATAAAAAATTAG
- a CDS encoding metallophosphoesterase family protein, which yields MKNYFIISDIHGQYKAFEKLLKYWNQKDSLVLLGDLIDRGPQSFEVVQKVMDLKKQYGEQVIFCKGNHEAMLLDFLENPGQKYAFYYKYGGRETMASFLKYLPAEVSELEPIEQAKVVKEEFAEELDFLNNGKLYEIAGNLLLTHAGFDSTFATVDETQDENFIWIRQHYKNENKTPYINVFGHTPLQHIHDCNDIWISKDQKYIGIDGGCYFTGQLNGIVLSEEGQIIHMYAVTSDKTEHYNN from the coding sequence ATGAAAAATTACTTTATTATTAGTGATATCCATGGCCAGTATAAAGCTTTTGAAAAGTTATTAAAGTATTGGAATCAAAAAGATAGCCTTGTTTTACTCGGGGATTTGATTGACCGGGGTCCTCAGTCATTTGAGGTTGTGCAAAAAGTAATGGACTTAAAGAAACAATACGGGGAACAGGTTATATTTTGTAAAGGGAACCATGAAGCGATGCTGTTGGATTTTCTCGAAAACCCTGGGCAAAAGTATGCCTTCTATTACAAATATGGCGGCCGGGAAACAATGGCCTCATTTTTAAAGTATTTACCCGCTGAAGTAAGTGAACTTGAGCCGATTGAACAAGCGAAAGTCGTAAAAGAGGAATTTGCGGAGGAATTGGATTTTTTAAATAACGGCAAATTATATGAAATTGCAGGAAATCTTTTATTGACGCATGCAGGATTTGATTCGACTTTTGCGACAGTCGATGAAACGCAGGATGAAAATTTCATATGGATCCGCCAACATTATAAAAATGAAAATAAAACACCCTATATTAATGTTTTTGGTCATACACCATTACAACATATCCATGATTGCAATGATATTTGGATTAGTAAAGACCAAAAATATATTGGAATAGACGGCGGTTGTTATTTTACAGGTCAATTGAATGGCATCGTTTTGTCGGAAGAGGGCCAAATCATTCACATGTATGCTGTTACATCGGACAAAACCGAACATTATAATAACTGA
- a CDS encoding cation diffusion facilitator family transporter: MEQYTNLRAGEKGAYLSIIAYIFLSALKLAAGYLGDSEALKADGLNNTTDIIASVAVLIGLRISQRPPDDDHRYGHFRAETIASLVASFIMIYVGIEVLISAGEKIANPIDQDPSILTIIVAVFSAAVMFAVYKYNLNLSNKINSSAVKAAAYDNRSDAYVSIGTAIGITAAILGFPIVDTITAFIIGLIIIKTAIEIFKEAVFSLTDGFDTELISSIEERVSKIPRVRDVTDVRGRQHGSLILVDITVSVNPHLNVRDSHAITEQIENEVKRLNPYATTLVHIEPYDPKELVICEDDFHF, translated from the coding sequence TTGGAGCAATATACAAATTTACGAGCGGGCGAAAAAGGTGCATATTTATCGATTATTGCGTACATATTTTTAAGCGCGCTTAAGTTAGCAGCAGGGTACTTAGGGGATTCGGAAGCATTAAAGGCTGACGGATTAAACAATACAACGGATATTATTGCTTCAGTAGCCGTGTTGATCGGACTCAGAATTTCCCAGCGCCCGCCTGATGATGACCATCGATACGGACATTTTCGTGCAGAAACGATCGCATCACTTGTTGCATCATTTATTATGATTTATGTCGGGATCGAAGTACTTATATCGGCAGGTGAAAAAATCGCCAATCCGATCGATCAGGATCCTTCCATTTTAACGATAATTGTAGCCGTGTTCAGTGCAGCCGTTATGTTTGCCGTATATAAATATAATTTGAACCTCTCAAATAAAATTAACAGTTCTGCTGTGAAAGCAGCGGCCTATGATAACCGCTCTGATGCCTATGTCAGTATTGGGACAGCTATCGGTATTACCGCAGCAATATTAGGTTTCCCGATCGTCGATACGATAACGGCCTTCATTATCGGTTTAATCATTATTAAAACAGCAATCGAAATCTTTAAAGAAGCGGTATTCTCCTTAACGGACGGATTTGATACGGAATTGATCAGTTCGATTGAAGAGCGTGTTTCGAAAATTCCGCGTGTCCGTGATGTTACCGATGTACGCGGCAGACAGCACGGCAGCCTAATCCTTGTCGATATTACGGTCAGTGTCAATCCTCATCTGAATGTACGGGACTCACATGCCATCACAGAGCAGATTGAAAATGAAGTGAAGCGGTTGAATCCATATGCGACAACACTTGTCCATATTGAACCGTATGATCCGAAAGAGCTGGTTATTTGCGAAGATGATTTCCATTTTTAA
- a CDS encoding transcriptional regulator — MREQLRKAMQLNQILDIVYIAKSQSITKRRIKLIKISGDHVQAYCFTRHAKRNFIVDNILAVHPVSKNAKGLEA, encoded by the coding sequence ATGAGGGAACAATTAAGAAAAGCGATGCAACTCAATCAAATTTTGGATATTGTGTACATCGCCAAAAGTCAGTCAATAACAAAGCGTCGAATCAAACTAATTAAAATTTCCGGAGACCATGTGCAGGCGTATTGTTTTACCCGTCATGCAAAACGAAATTTTATTGTAGATAATATTTTGGCTGTACATCCTGTAAGCAAAAATGCAAAAGGATTAGAAGCTTAG
- a CDS encoding monooxygenase: MAYILQVDFKMDGPFGEEMAAGFKGLAESINEEEGVLWKIWTEDAEAGEAGGIYLFETKETAEAYLEMHSKRLNGFGITAINSKIFAVNESLTNINKGPVNV, translated from the coding sequence ATGGCATATATTTTACAGGTGGATTTTAAAATGGATGGTCCATTCGGCGAAGAAATGGCTGCCGGTTTTAAAGGGTTGGCAGAGAGTATTAACGAAGAAGAAGGCGTGCTTTGGAAAATTTGGACAGAGGATGCGGAAGCAGGCGAAGCGGGCGGTATTTACTTATTTGAAACAAAGGAAACTGCAGAAGCTTACTTGGAAATGCATTCAAAGCGTCTAAATGGCTTCGGGATAACTGCAATCAACAGCAAAATTTTTGCAGTGAATGAGTCATTAACGAACATTAACAAAGGTCCGGTTAACGTATAA
- the copZ gene encoding copper chaperone CopZ, with the protein MVNVTLNVNGMSCGHCVKSVETSVGALAGVQEVKVDLAEKKVSVAYNEDAVTVEQIKETIDEQGYDVV; encoded by the coding sequence ATGGTAAATGTAACGTTAAATGTTAATGGTATGTCTTGCGGCCATTGTGTAAAATCTGTAGAAACTAGTGTTGGCGCATTAGCTGGTGTACAGGAAGTAAAAGTGGACCTTGCCGAGAAAAAGGTATCGGTTGCGTACAACGAAGATGCCGTTACTGTTGAGCAGATCAAAGAAACGATTGATGAGCAAGGTTATGACGTTGTTTAA
- a CDS encoding aspartyl-phosphate phosphatase Spo0E family protein, translating into MKFLLFKKLLKLRIETKRKLMYKKAHALGFTHPEVVNCSQELDELLNKYSDIAA; encoded by the coding sequence ATGAAATTTTTACTGTTTAAAAAGTTACTGAAACTAAGAATTGAGACAAAAAGAAAACTGATGTACAAAAAAGCACATGCTTTAGGATTCACTCATCCGGAAGTCGTGAATTGCAGTCAGGAACTGGATGAATTACTTAATAAGTATTCGGATATTGCCGCTTAA
- a CDS encoding GNAT family N-acetyltransferase, producing the protein MNIYPYETKYAVQIAALLNNFLPFEPETADTVDQAGGIRFVAVNELDEVVGYIAGYEILDFNKEFPYFHEELQSLKELVATGISYYTSHFVVHPKERKKGIGTMLVRAYLEAAQPIAKTIVTVGWVQSDTNRWAAERQFASQGFEPFIYMPRYFEPYQVDCPSCKGLCYCDAHIFVK; encoded by the coding sequence ATGAATATTTACCCTTATGAAACGAAATATGCTGTGCAAATTGCGGCATTGCTCAACAATTTTTTACCATTTGAACCAGAAACCGCTGATACAGTCGATCAGGCTGGCGGCATCCGTTTTGTAGCCGTTAATGAGCTTGATGAAGTTGTCGGTTATATTGCAGGTTATGAAATATTGGATTTCAACAAGGAGTTCCCTTACTTTCACGAAGAGCTGCAGTCATTAAAGGAACTGGTCGCAACAGGCATCAGTTATTATACAAGTCATTTTGTCGTCCATCCAAAAGAGCGGAAAAAAGGAATTGGAACTATGCTTGTACGTGCTTATCTTGAAGCCGCACAGCCGATTGCAAAAACGATCGTTACGGTTGGCTGGGTACAGTCCGATACAAACCGCTGGGCTGCAGAGCGACAATTTGCATCACAGGGCTTTGAACCATTTATTTACATGCCGCGCTATTTCGAGCCCTATCAAGTCGATTGCCCAAGCTGCAAAGGTCTTTGTTATTGCGATGCACATATTTTTGTGAAATAA
- a CDS encoding metal-sensitive transcriptional regulator codes for MIHENDSLLETHDESCRKSHHPEPIKKDLTTRLNRIEGQIRGIKGMIDKDVYCDDIITQLSATQSALNSVAKILLEGHLKGCVVDRLNEGDTEVLDELVVTIQKMMKK; via the coding sequence ATGATTCATGAAAACGATAGTCTATTGGAAACACATGATGAAAGCTGTCGTAAAAGTCATCATCCTGAACCGATAAAAAAAGATTTAACAACGAGATTGAATCGAATCGAAGGGCAAATCCGCGGCATTAAAGGCATGATCGATAAAGACGTTTATTGTGATGATATTATTACACAATTATCGGCAACACAATCGGCATTAAACAGTGTCGCAAAAATTTTGCTTGAAGGTCATTTAAAGGGCTGTGTCGTGGATCGTCTGAATGAAGGCGATACAGAAGTACTGGACGAACTTGTCGTAACGATTCAAAAAATGATGAAAAAATAA
- a CDS encoding class I SAM-dependent methyltransferase: MCRVTIVTTAGRPDEQSLQLAEFASKELQATIVPRQKRSVRKLSEVYDANVIVAGKNRYEYYAKGAEAPFFFHPNSAAFRLKRVARGEDEPLLTACALEKGDKFLDCTLGIGADSLLAAYVVGEKGKVIGVEADHNVAFIVKTGMRNYDTTELPLTACMRNIEVIHSTAVEYLKKQEDESFDVVYMDPMFEEVIEESTNFEALRYAGKHLTLTDEWVAEAKRVAKKRVVLKAHFKSDWFEKYQFQRDVRLTSKFHYGVYEK, encoded by the coding sequence ATGTGCCGAGTAACGATTGTCACAACGGCTGGCAGACCGGACGAGCAATCGCTTCAGTTAGCTGAATTTGCAAGTAAGGAGCTGCAGGCAACAATTGTTCCGCGCCAAAAACGTTCGGTACGTAAGCTTTCAGAAGTGTACGATGCCAATGTCATTGTCGCGGGGAAAAATCGTTATGAATACTATGCGAAAGGTGCCGAGGCGCCTTTCTTTTTTCATCCCAATTCTGCCGCATTCCGTTTAAAACGTGTCGCTCGAGGTGAAGACGAGCCGTTGCTGACTGCCTGTGCACTGGAAAAAGGGGATAAATTTTTGGATTGCACACTCGGGATTGGTGCGGACAGTTTATTGGCAGCTTATGTTGTTGGTGAAAAAGGTAAAGTGATTGGTGTAGAGGCTGATCATAACGTCGCATTTATTGTAAAAACAGGGATGCGAAACTATGATACGACCGAACTTCCATTAACTGCGTGCATGCGGAATATTGAAGTGATTCATTCAACAGCAGTGGAATATTTAAAGAAGCAGGAAGATGAAAGTTTTGATGTCGTCTACATGGATCCGATGTTCGAAGAAGTCATTGAAGAATCAACGAATTTTGAAGCACTGCGCTATGCCGGGAAGCACCTGACATTGACGGATGAATGGGTGGCTGAAGCAAAACGGGTAGCGAAAAAGCGCGTCGTGTTAAAGGCACATTTTAAATCGGACTGGTTTGAAAAATACCAGTTTCAGCGTGATGTCAGGTTAACGTCCAAGTTTCATTATGGTGTGTACGAAAAATAA